The following coding sequences are from one Eucalyptus grandis isolate ANBG69807.140 chromosome 11, ASM1654582v1, whole genome shotgun sequence window:
- the LOC104424455 gene encoding probable membrane-associated kinase regulator 6, with translation MESSEPLSVESFSYRWLVNLKPARESFDGSSVRTSLDVSDEASFIEMDPRMPPSRRFSQNRGNSASQDFKFDFPGVSPSSPALVHADELFSDGYMLPLFLEHSKMKAYEPSNSTPTQPGSLKLIMSSTSCSPPSSKTRCRKLSKRMFRKYMDFLRPLYRIFRAGRSSFRAEFGDKKGPGIRNWVYPEEASSPRISEACSANDLRRSFDSESSIYEAVLHCKKSFGKFD, from the exons ATGGAATCCTCTGAGCCTCTCTCGGTGGAGAGCTTCTCGTACCGTTGGCTGGTGAATTTGAAGCCAGCCCGTGAGAGCTTCGATGGGTCGTCAGTCAGGACTTCACTCGACGTGTCGGATGAAGCCTCTTTCATTGAGATGGATCCGAGGATGCCACCCTCCCGGAGATTCTCACAGAATAGAGGCAATTCTGCTTCTCAGGATTTCAAATTTGACTTCCCGGGAGTGTCGCCATCTTCTCCAGCTCTCGTTCATGCGGATGAGCTCTTCTCTGATGGCTACATGTTGCCCCTATTTCTCGAGCATTCAAAGATGAAGGCATATGAACCATCCAATTCGACTCCAACTCAGCCTGGCTCGCTGAAACTCATCATGAGTAGTACATCGTGTTCGCCTCCCTCCTCGAAGACTAGGTGCAGGAAATTATCAAAGAGGATGTTTCGCAAGTACATGGACTTTCTAAGGCCGTTGTACCGGATTTTCCGAGCTGGAAGGTCGAGTTTCCGGGCGGAATTTGGAGATAAAAAAGGTCCTGGAATAAGGAACTGGGTTTATCCTGAAGAGGCTTCTTCTCCTAGGATAAGCGAAGCATGTTCAGCCAATGATTTGCGCAGGTCATTTGATTCGGAGAGCTCGATTTACGAGGCAGTTCTCCATTGCAAAAAATCTTTCG GAAAATTCGATTGA
- the LOC104426983 gene encoding WD repeat-containing protein 91 homolog isoform X2 encodes MENMQYAEELVREFLVFRGFTATLQSFESELATDVGRGFQVDKLLDLIFAAYVPRFQADKLLALFGFLRQCLSSASTEAALLASLSRLEVAVMRYYIVHAVRSGRRDKVLEFFGASGNDLMRKDQDWTPWFAMPYVKNPSTDPQFRVYFSKEWYEALRVAVRNFFDEIFNGTRIPALLTISLEKNTISRLKKEIKQLNSKLAQLQALLEEKEAQLCRSRSHAASAMDAGIARSSSSTLSSGVLDENIVSSQDNQDTHDDATRNPGDRVLAQDLVDASKAKVNLESLARPSAHVTTSLSVCGDNGAGGSSLMLQDGTFETGREVEGEEEFPEVNVDFQETFLGHTSPITRCRFSASGNNIASASMDGTVRIWTYDSSTSASRNATIYCGAEIMSLDWECKSDRLLLIGTADGGIKAWNVDAKRVVCDLNTTEAFPSVLDLKCSPVEPIFVSAAASRHVSGHIDDTSFASLTVWNMKTWKAMSFLLVKIPLQLLLCALTTMGRFLLPLPRME; translated from the exons ATGGAGAACATGCAGTACGCGGAGGAGCTGGTGCGGGAGTTCCTGGTCTTCCGGGGCTTCACCGCCACCCTCCAGTCCTTCGAGAGCGAGCTCGCCACCGACGTCGGCCGGGGCTTCCAGGTCGACAAGCTCCTCGACCTCATCTTCGCCGCCTACGTCCCCAGGTTCCAGGCCGATAAGCTCCTCGCCCTCTTCGGCTTCCTCCGGCAGTGCCTCTCCTCGGCTTCCACCGAGGCGGCGCTCCTGGCTTCCCTGTCCAGGCTGGAGGTCGCCGTCATGCGGTATTACATCGTGCACGCCGTGCGGTCCGGGCGGAGGGATAAGGTCTTGGAGTTCTTCGGGGCGAGCGGGAATGATCTGATGCGCAAGGATCAGGATTGGACTCCGTGGTTCG CTATGCCGTACGTGAAGAATCCTAGCACGGATCCTCAGTTTCGGGTCTACTTTTCGAAGGAGTGGTACGAGGCATTGCGCGTTGCCGTGAGGAATTTCTTCGATGAGATCTTCAATGGCACTC GCATTCCTGCCTTATTGACCATTAGTTTGGAGAAGAACACTATCAGCCGtctcaaaaaggaaattaagcAGCTAAACAGTAAGTTAGCACAGCTTCAAGCTCTGTTGGAGGAAAAAGAAGCACAATTATGCCGATCGAGGAG TCATGCTGCATCAGCGATGGATGCTGGCATAGCTCGGAGTAGTTCTTCAACTCTGTCAAGTGGTGTGCttgatgaaaatattgtatCATCACAAGATAATCAAGACACCCATGATGATGCTACTCGCAATCCGGGTGATAGAGTGCTGGCCCAGGACTTGGTTGATGCTTCAAAAGCCAAAGTCAACTTAGAATCTCTTGCAAGACCATCTGCTCATGTTACAACCTCTCTAAGTGTATGTGGTGATAATGGAGCCGGTGGTTCCAGTCTAATGCTCCAAGATGGTACctttg AAACTGGAAGAGAAgtggagggagaagaagaattCCCGGAGGTGAATGTAGACTTTCAG GAAACGTTTTTGGGCCATACAAGTCCAATCACTCGATGCCGCTTTTCTGCCTCTGGGAACAATATTGCCAGTGCATCCATGGATGGCACAGTCAG AATATGGACCTATGACTCATCAACTTCAGCATCAAGAAATGCAACTATTTACTGTGGGGCAGAGATCATGTCGCTTGACTGGGAGTGTAAATCTGATCGCTTG CTTCTCATAGGAACTGCTGATGGAGGAATTAAGGCATGGAATGTTGATGCAAAAAGGGTTGTTTGTGATCTCAATACAACAGAGGCTTTTCCAAG TGTCTTGGATTTAAAATGCAGCCCGGTAGAACCAATTTTTGTTTCTGCTGCAGCATCGAG GCATGTTTCTGGTCATATTGATGACACGTCTTTTGCTTCATTAACTGTATGGAACATGAAGACATGGAAAGCAATG TCCTTCCTCTTGGTGAAGATCCCCCTGCAATTACTTCTTTGTGCTTTAACCACAATGGGAAGATTCTTGCTGCCTCTGCCACGGATGGAATGA
- the LOC104424454 gene encoding aspartic proteinase CDR1 — protein MSTILVTCIDAATSIGAGSVPKRLVRKLIHRNSVKSPMYNSVHTDFDRAKFAFEDSISRVAMIEEKMESCKGNMSCSDKIQANLHAKAWVGVFFVEFYIKDLSHRMLAVMDTGSPLLWVHCIPCPNCAQASTRIYDPSTSSTYTNISCRSKYCQALRQNSCDQRGNCKYELHYEGAHPTEGMLATESFIFDTSDDGLLTVPHLVFGCSHVSDEKPDAVMGVLGLSSNKVSLATRLGNKFSYCVGGIKDPSYEYNQLILGEGAILEGDSTPLEIYNGFYYVTMEGISLGGAMLDIEQNTFQRTDSGQGGVMIDSGGELSFLVQRAYEELADAVMNMLDLNSWFKSELYFSKLCFEGNVTRDIKGFPSVTFHFSGGAEMGLEAESLFSQSTTTTFCMTILQADYGQPSLIGVGAQQYHNVGYDISGKKLYLRRMDCELLDE, from the coding sequence ATGTCGACCATCCTTGTGACTTGCATTGATGCCGCCACAAGCATCGGTGCAGGTAGTGTGCCGAAGAGATTAGTAAGGAAATTGATCCATCGAAATTCTGTCAAGTCGCCAATGTATAACTCTGTTCATACCGACTTTGATCGTGCTAAGTTTGCTTTTGAAGATTCCATCTCCCGTGTTGCTATGATAGAGGAAAAGATGGAGAGCTGCAAGGGGAACATGTCGTGCTCAGACAAAATTCAAGCTAACCTGCACGCGAAAGCCTGGGTGGGCGTGTTCTTTGTGGAGTTTTATATAAAAGACTTGTCTCACCGGATGCTTGCGGTCATGGACACCGGAAGCCCCCTTTTGTGGGTGCATTGCATTCCTTGCCCAAATTGTGCTCAAGCCTCCACCCGAATATATGATCCAAGCACATCCTCGACCTACACTAATATATCGTGCCGGTCAAAATATTGCCAGGCTTTACGCCAAAACTCCTGTGATCAGCGCGGGAATTGCAAGTACGAGTTGCATTATGAAGGAGCACACCCGACAGAAGGAATGCTTGCTACAGAGTCATTCATATTCGACACTTCCGACGATGGGCTACTCACTGTACCCCATCTAGTGTTTGGGTGCAGTCACGTGAGCGACGAAAAACCCGATGCGGTTATGGGAGTGCTTGGACTGAGCAGCAATAAAGTATCTCTAGCTACACGACTAGGTAACAAATTTTCCTATTGTGTCGGAGGGATCAAGGATCCTTCTTATGAATACAACCAATTGATTTTGGGGGAAGGGGCAATTCTTGAAGGCGACTCGACACCCCTAGAGATATATAATGGGTTTTATTATGTCACTATGGAAGGCATAAGTCTAGGAGGAGCTATGCTGGATATTGAGCAAAATACATTTCAGCGAACCGATTCAGGACAGGGTGGAGTCATGATCGACTCTGGAGGTGAGTTAAGTTTTTTAGTCCAACGAGCATATGAGGAACTTGCCGATGCGGTAATGAACATGCTGGATTTGAATAGTTGGTTCAAGTCCGAGCTCTATTTCAGCAAGTTATGCTTTGAAGGCAACGTCACTAGGGATATCAAGGGATTTCCCAGCGTTACTTTTCATTTCAGCGGGGGTGCAGAGATGGGATTAGAGGCAGAGAGCTTGTTCTCTCAATCGACAACTACTACTTTCTGCATGACGATTTTGCAAGCGGATTATGGACAGCCCAGTCTGATTGGCGTAGGTGCTCAGCAGTACCACAATGTTGGATACGACATTTCAGGGAAAAAACTATACTTGAGGAGGATGGACTGTGAACTCCTAGACGAATGA
- the LOC104424453 gene encoding LOW QUALITY PROTEIN: S-type anion channel SLAH2 (The sequence of the model RefSeq protein was modified relative to this genomic sequence to represent the inferred CDS: inserted 1 base in 1 codon) yields the protein MGSTENPASTKQDFEETLPSLIQVISTDGISGFDNIEANNNPLVCPPAQDIEAASSDNGSVVMSCERMQSISISMPPSPVEAHLLNAKRVLFSDHGDTIITNGNPDTTAPSNLDSKQTKFYSQPMPTGSAYREAVNGRNFPKHPSIAKDKRYDSFKTWSGKLERQLSNLRGKPRGDPSEDGTAPKAEIETLPVDRYFDALEGPELDTLRASEEIVLPDDKRWPFLLRCPISSFGICLGVSSQAIMWKTLATSESMKFLHIDPRINLVLWCISVALVAVVSSIYLLKLIFYFEAVRREYYHPIRVNFFFAPWIALLFLVQGVPPSVATNLHASLWYVLMTPIFCLELKIYGQWMSGGQRRLSKVANPSNHLSIVGNFVGALXGASMGLKEGPLFFFAVGLAHYTVLFVTLYQRLPTNETLPKELHPVFFLFVAAPSVASMAWAKIQGSFDYGSRIAYFIALFLYFSLAVRVNFFRGFRFSLAWWAYTFPMTGAAIATMRYANEVTNVVTQALAVTLSSISMLTVTALLVTTILHAFVLRDLFPNDIAIAISERRPKPHKKWFHLRHGSSDTKEIENYLKFACSESKDIDESKDIEASLGHPSSDTDRECKLPV from the exons ATGGGAAGCACCGAGAATCCGGCTTCGACAAAGCAAGATTTTGAGGAGACACTCCCTTCACTGATCCAAGTTATATCTACCGATGGAATTAGTGGCTTTGACAACATCGAAGCGAACAATAACCCGCTTGTCTGCCCACCCGCTCAA GACATTGAAGCAGCTTCCTCTGATAATGGATCTGTTGTAATGAGTTGCGAGAGAATGCAGTCCATTTCAATCAGCATGCCGCCGTCTCCAGTGGAAGCGCACCTGCTCAACGCGAAGAGGGTTCTCTTCAGCGATCACGGCGATACGATAATCACAAATGGAAACCCAGATACCACTGCCCCTTCGAACCTGGACTCCAAGCAGACAAAGTTCTATTCGCAGCCAATGCCAACAGGATCGGCATATAGAGAGGCAGTCAACGGCAGGAATTTCCCCAAACATCCCAGCATCGCGAAGGACAAAAGGTACGATTCGTTCAAGACGTGGTCGGGGAAGCTCGAGAGACAGCTGTCCAATTTACGCGGGAAGCCGCGCGGAGATCCGAGTGAGGATGGAACAGCACCGAAGGCGGAAATTGAAACTTTGCCTGTGGACAGATACTTTGATGCCTTGGAAGGGCCAGAACTGGACACTCTCAGG GCTTCAGAGGAAATAGTCCTTCCGGACGACAAGCGTTGGCCGTTCCTTCTCCGGTGCCCCATCTCTTCATTCGGTATCTGTCTTGGAGTCAGCAGCCAGGCAATCATGTGGAAAACTCTGGCCACCTCCGAGTCCATGAAATTCCTCCACATAGACCCCAGAATCAATCTCGTCCTGTGGTGCATATCCGTCGCTCTCGTCGCGGTTGTCTCTTCCATATACCTGCTCAAATTGATCTTCTACTTTGAAGCAGTCCGCCGTGAGTATTACCACCCAATTCGTGTCAATTTCTTCTTCGCCCCGTGGATCGCACTCTTGTTCTTGGTTCAAGGCGTTCCGCCTTCAGTAGCCACCAATCTGCATGCGTCTCTTTGGTACGTCCTAATGACGCCTATTTTCTGTCTGGAGCTCAAGATTTATGGACAGTGGATGTCGGGAGGCCAAAGGAGGCTCTCGAAAGTCGCTAATCCTTCGAACCATCTCTCGATTGTCGGGAACTTTGTGGGGGCAT TTGGGGCGTCTATGGGGCTAAAAGAGGGTCCTCTATTTTTCTTCGCCGTGGGGTTAGCTCATTACACAGTTCTATTTGTGACACTATACCAAAGACTGCCAACAAATGAGACACTCCCAAAAGAGCTCCACCCGGTGTTCTTTCTCTTCGTGGCTGCTCCAAGTGTGGCTTCGATGGCGTGGGCAAAAATACAAGGATCGTTCGACTACGGTTCCAGGATCGCCTACTTCATAGCTTTATTCCTCTACTTCTCTCTG GCAGTTCGAGTCAACTTTTTCCGAGGTTTCAG GTTCTCGCTGGCATGGTGGGCATACACTTTCCCAATGACCGGTGCTGCCATCGCGACCATGAGGTATGCGAATGAAGTGACAAACGTGGTGACACAAGCTCTCGCAGTCACACTCTCTTCCATCTCCATGCTCACTGTGACGGCTTTGCTCGTCACCACAATCTTGCATGCCTTTGTGCTTCGCGACCTTTTCCCCAATGACATTGCCATTGCTATCAGTGAGAGGAGGCCAAAACCACACAAGAAGTGGTTTCATTTAAGGCACGGAAGCTCGGACACCAAAGAAATTGAGAACTACTTAAAATTTGCTTGCTCCGAGAGCAAGGACATCGACGAGAGCAAGGACATCGAAGCATCTTTAGGACATCCCAGCTCTGATACCGACAGAGAGTGTAAGCTACCAGTGTGA